In Symmachiella dynata, the following are encoded in one genomic region:
- a CDS encoding HsdM family class I SAM-dependent methyltransferase → MATNETNEYRQLVSGLGYDTNVPEAGFVHGDALRAQTAGDGLDDRRFRYAAVLDPEKLGVTDVFEINGAPCIYMKSLSAEPSEERVRNWHRTAWNHGLGRMLWIVTPTEVRVLNAFAPPPKEEHRRMHPAELLRCAVDDLEQLRRYELDRISLESGQFWTTDVGRRITRDSRIDAELVKDLKIASQILIERDCEPIQAYRLMLRTLFTAYLEARNVLPAKLFDHLQATTFGEVLSRVGETKTFFERMRETFNGDLFPPPPTRNEDEGQYSYQKKHLDVARAVVTRQNLTSGQQTFDFWQYDFEVIPIELISSIYEDFIYKDDQSTAKARGTHYTPVNLVDLVFSQVFDDHQFSKKLPHDAKILDLACGSGVFLVDAFRRLVARRVSAGERLTRTLVRNVLSNQIFGVDVSETAVEIAAFSLCLTAFELDPSPGSAQHLRFRHSLKRRNLFVGDAFSTSGFVEKEPFREKQFSIVVGNPPWNKPKGVRSTSEASSRSHIEYCEQQEPPIELPFRSPIDQAFIWRSRDFLHSSGRIGLILDAKNFFSQEEQSLTSKRQLFCDLRIRVMLNLSVLHDKQLFPSAKQPAMVFVAEHCKPKKGDSFVFASAERSETFRKHGIVELFLERLNHLPIARIPEETHLFKIATYGTARDRAIMRQLFSDFDPLESVLATWSCQFNQGFIKGNHSRDAPDDFPKHKLEDRELTRFRQGVVGLPPFEYSRLERPREGRIYSGPLFLVRQSLQDHRLVGAMCNADITYSRTYFGIPMHKSQMWRLDLLNAYLNSSLAMYCFLMTATRFGIDKQIAEQNDFERLPFRAVETEEECHELRNIVRKLAIESKPNLSVLDEAVFDFYGLPNWQREYVADTIRFDLDFVRRGSKATSVLPADKDEMRLYAETMVMQIRSNLTATELSVNADIVTGLSHLRCVVIRFDEKRNRRVRFSNTLEDKFSSRLAELLHAPLSAGVQLRRSLVHFDADRCIIVKFAQKRFWSRARAYDDSDSIFYELCRGGE, encoded by the coding sequence TTGGCGACGAACGAAACAAACGAATATAGACAGCTCGTGAGCGGGCTCGGATATGACACGAACGTGCCCGAGGCGGGATTCGTTCACGGTGATGCCTTGCGCGCACAGACAGCTGGAGACGGACTTGATGACCGCCGCTTTCGCTACGCGGCGGTACTTGATCCAGAAAAACTCGGCGTCACCGACGTCTTCGAAATCAACGGCGCGCCCTGCATCTATATGAAGAGCCTGAGTGCGGAGCCGAGCGAAGAGAGGGTTCGAAACTGGCACCGCACAGCATGGAATCATGGTCTGGGACGAATGCTCTGGATCGTGACGCCCACTGAAGTTCGAGTCTTAAATGCCTTCGCTCCACCACCGAAGGAGGAGCACCGCCGAATGCACCCTGCGGAGCTTCTTCGTTGCGCAGTTGATGATTTAGAGCAACTAAGGCGGTACGAGCTTGATCGGATCAGTCTCGAAAGCGGTCAGTTCTGGACAACAGATGTTGGCCGCCGAATTACGAGAGACAGCCGTATCGATGCTGAATTGGTAAAGGACCTCAAGATTGCGTCTCAAATATTGATCGAGCGTGACTGCGAACCAATTCAGGCATACAGGTTAATGCTACGAACGTTGTTCACGGCCTATTTAGAAGCTCGCAACGTCTTGCCAGCAAAACTTTTTGATCATCTTCAGGCCACAACATTCGGCGAGGTACTCAGCCGAGTCGGAGAGACGAAGACGTTTTTCGAACGAATGCGGGAGACCTTCAACGGCGATTTGTTTCCGCCTCCGCCAACTCGAAACGAGGACGAGGGTCAGTATTCCTATCAGAAAAAGCACTTGGATGTTGCTAGGGCAGTTGTTACTCGACAGAACCTGACATCAGGTCAGCAAACTTTTGACTTCTGGCAGTATGACTTTGAAGTCATTCCGATTGAATTGATCAGTTCGATCTACGAGGACTTCATTTACAAAGATGATCAGTCTACAGCCAAAGCGCGTGGTACTCACTATACGCCAGTCAATCTGGTGGACTTGGTGTTCTCACAAGTCTTTGATGACCATCAATTCTCAAAGAAACTGCCACACGACGCCAAGATACTTGATTTGGCGTGTGGTTCCGGCGTTTTCTTGGTTGATGCCTTCCGACGACTAGTTGCGCGTCGAGTGTCAGCAGGTGAAAGACTGACGCGAACACTTGTCCGCAACGTCCTATCCAATCAAATTTTTGGGGTCGATGTTTCTGAAACGGCCGTCGAGATTGCAGCATTCAGCCTTTGTCTTACAGCATTCGAACTTGATCCATCTCCCGGTTCCGCACAGCATCTCAGATTTCGGCACAGCCTGAAACGACGCAATCTGTTCGTTGGGGATGCCTTCTCAACAAGTGGCTTCGTAGAAAAGGAACCGTTTAGGGAAAAGCAGTTTTCAATTGTCGTTGGCAACCCACCTTGGAACAAACCGAAGGGGGTGAGATCAACCTCCGAAGCGTCGTCACGTTCGCACATCGAATATTGTGAGCAACAGGAACCACCAATTGAGCTTCCATTTCGTTCTCCAATCGACCAAGCGTTCATCTGGCGCAGCAGGGACTTCCTACACAGTTCGGGCCGAATAGGGCTGATTCTGGATGCGAAGAATTTCTTCAGTCAGGAAGAGCAATCACTGACGTCCAAACGTCAATTGTTCTGTGACCTTCGCATCCGTGTGATGCTCAATTTGTCGGTACTTCATGACAAACAACTGTTTCCCTCTGCGAAGCAGCCAGCAATGGTCTTCGTCGCCGAACATTGCAAGCCGAAGAAGGGGGATTCGTTCGTCTTTGCATCAGCGGAGCGAAGCGAGACGTTTCGCAAACATGGAATTGTCGAGCTGTTTCTCGAACGGTTGAATCATCTGCCGATTGCTCGCATTCCTGAGGAAACACATCTTTTCAAGATCGCTACTTATGGGACTGCCCGTGATCGCGCTATCATGCGCCAACTATTCTCAGACTTCGATCCATTGGAGAGCGTGCTTGCAACTTGGAGCTGTCAATTCAATCAGGGATTTATCAAAGGAAATCACAGTCGCGATGCCCCGGATGATTTCCCAAAGCACAAACTTGAAGATCGGGAGCTTACGAGGTTTCGGCAAGGCGTTGTCGGTCTCCCCCCGTTTGAATACAGCAGGCTTGAGCGGCCTCGGGAGGGGCGCATCTATAGCGGTCCGTTGTTTCTTGTTCGGCAAAGCTTGCAAGATCATCGCCTGGTAGGTGCGATGTGCAATGCAGATATCACATACTCACGAACGTATTTCGGCATTCCGATGCATAAATCGCAGATGTGGCGTTTGGATCTGCTGAATGCATATCTTAACTCGTCGCTCGCCATGTATTGCTTTCTGATGACTGCTACGCGATTTGGAATTGATAAGCAAATAGCCGAGCAGAATGACTTTGAGCGACTGCCGTTTCGAGCCGTCGAGACAGAAGAAGAGTGCCACGAGTTACGAAACATAGTCCGGAAGCTTGCTATTGAGAGCAAGCCGAACTTAAGTGTACTCGATGAGGCAGTCTTTGACTTCTATGGTCTTCCGAATTGGCAGCGTGAATACGTTGCCGATACCATCCGATTCGATTTGGACTTCGTCAGACGCGGAAGTAAGGCAACCAGCGTGTTGCCAGCCGATAAAGACGAGATGCGACTGTATGCCGAAACGATGGTGATGCAGATCCGAAGCAATTTGACTGCGACGGAATTGTCGGTCAATGCAGACATCGTTACTGGGCTTTCCCATTTACGTTGCGTCGTAATTCGTTTTGACGAGAAACGCAATCGCAGAGTCCGGTTCTCGAACACACTAGAAGACAAATTCAGTTCACGACTCGCTGAATTACTGCATGCACCTCTTAGTGCGGGCGTTCAACTTCGGCGATCACTCGTTCATTTCGACGCTGACAGATGCATCATCGTAAAATTCGCTCAAAAGCGTTTCTGGTCTCGAGCACGAGCCTACGATGACTCCGACTCCATTTTCTATGAGCTCTGTCGGGGAGGAGAGTAG
- a CDS encoding PHP domain-containing protein, whose protein sequence is MNLLNQDYWRLRDFEYAQPLYDLAFVLDVDAIATGAKKPKYRTFALWKAALGLDSYGTNIDQWLDGNLSDHDLDQVPSNRIKSYLYNIRNTGSIPELSTFLNVAGYERCLRLRRIRGLGPAQIAQTLGSDRPSSEWLRQASHNCNLPEEQILGCYVGDSYGNWQPPHLIPPLLRLLHAVEQQFDTPLNWELRGIRDLFCPITSECSITCDVADFTKLRRTCRNVVKRQSMFEIDRSSRGIIRVRHVMGWSARFELTERAASGLSAAELARNKDPLKKELSGSLRADLHLHTSWSDGAASLDSMAKAGSQLGLSYLAVTDHSRSSKVQGGLTPVEWFRQSSSLATTKTAIPVLHGIEVDILQDGSLDLPKSLLSYADFVVASVHSNWTSSRHANTRRLISAIETACIDVIGHPTAALTGKPGVPDYVRVAADVDWPKVFACCAKWQVAVEFNCFPSRFDLPVALLRKALDAGCWLSFGTDAHARAHLVHMKFGQEVADCLGADTVLNSFSHDEIRDWLRDARELRSQLNPTKPVQRKQKRLFEDVEDMKEKRVELIKAWPSPPSRLPDGPPIVGFDLTGSEKPTGVAYLRRNHVETCSLVSDDELIAFVRNKNPSIVSIDSPLGLPGGGKQINPNAGIVRVAEHDLSSIGISAYPALIDSMKDLTLRGIRLRNCIESMHPPPIVIESYPGAAQDILCIPRKQKSLALLREGLSDLGLTGPGLNATSHDEIDAITSALVGRYFNSGKFEAMGVPEEAQLIVPKRSLFEFEQAPIICLAGKTGAGKSVVARYLATFYGFEWCKTRELIRELLTADIEAAPENKLFQRTVSKQHITEEDLQDFGLAILDQHGQAPLRHKLAHKIRGLKTPIVVDAIRDPSDIADAKQDGRPILTWFVDSSDAAITARLSEQSRRSQGKVAIASPVDKTAELLRGESDLVISNSGTLEELRWNIDDAFFSHIYVESEA, encoded by the coding sequence ATGAATTTACTCAACCAGGATTACTGGAGACTTCGGGATTTCGAGTATGCTCAACCTCTCTACGATTTGGCGTTTGTGCTTGATGTCGACGCCATTGCGACTGGGGCGAAAAAGCCAAAGTACCGGACGTTCGCCCTCTGGAAGGCTGCACTGGGACTTGATAGCTATGGTACGAACATAGATCAATGGCTGGACGGGAACCTTTCGGATCACGACCTCGATCAAGTCCCATCGAATAGGATCAAGTCCTACCTGTACAACATCCGCAACACTGGAAGTATCCCTGAGCTCTCTACCTTCCTGAATGTTGCTGGATACGAACGCTGCTTACGTCTTCGCAGAATAAGGGGACTTGGTCCAGCACAAATCGCACAGACACTGGGTTCGGATCGGCCTTCCTCTGAATGGCTTCGCCAAGCATCTCACAACTGCAACTTGCCGGAAGAACAGATCCTCGGCTGTTATGTCGGTGACTCGTATGGTAATTGGCAACCGCCTCACCTTATTCCACCGCTCCTACGACTCCTTCACGCTGTAGAGCAACAGTTCGACACTCCACTGAATTGGGAATTGCGCGGCATTCGTGACCTTTTTTGCCCTATCACCTCCGAGTGCAGCATCACATGTGATGTTGCTGACTTCACCAAACTACGACGTACGTGCCGAAATGTGGTCAAGCGGCAATCGATGTTTGAGATCGATCGAAGTAGTCGGGGCATCATCAGGGTTAGGCATGTGATGGGGTGGTCTGCTCGCTTCGAATTAACTGAGAGAGCGGCAAGCGGGTTGTCCGCTGCCGAGTTGGCCCGAAACAAAGATCCTTTGAAAAAAGAGCTATCAGGAAGTTTGAGAGCCGACCTTCACTTGCATACGTCTTGGTCGGATGGCGCTGCATCGCTCGACAGTATGGCAAAGGCGGGTTCACAACTTGGACTGTCCTATCTTGCGGTCACCGACCACAGCCGTTCCTCCAAGGTGCAAGGAGGCCTGACTCCGGTCGAGTGGTTTCGTCAAAGTAGCTCGCTTGCGACGACGAAGACCGCCATCCCGGTTCTTCATGGAATCGAGGTCGATATTCTTCAGGATGGTTCACTCGATCTTCCCAAGAGCCTACTGTCATACGCCGATTTCGTTGTCGCGTCAGTCCATTCAAATTGGACGAGTAGTCGTCATGCAAACACTCGTAGACTAATCTCAGCTATCGAGACTGCCTGCATTGATGTGATCGGACATCCGACTGCTGCATTGACAGGTAAGCCTGGTGTGCCGGACTACGTCCGAGTAGCAGCTGACGTCGATTGGCCAAAGGTGTTTGCATGTTGTGCGAAATGGCAAGTTGCGGTCGAATTCAATTGCTTTCCATCGCGGTTCGACCTCCCGGTTGCTCTTCTACGCAAAGCACTGGATGCTGGCTGTTGGTTGTCATTTGGCACCGACGCACACGCAAGAGCACACCTTGTGCACATGAAGTTTGGTCAAGAGGTTGCTGATTGCTTAGGTGCGGATACCGTCCTCAATTCCTTTTCTCACGATGAGATTCGCGATTGGCTGCGCGATGCACGTGAACTACGAAGCCAGCTCAACCCTACCAAGCCTGTCCAGAGGAAGCAAAAGCGTTTGTTCGAGGATGTGGAGGATATGAAGGAAAAACGTGTCGAGTTAATAAAGGCATGGCCGTCACCCCCAAGCCGTTTGCCTGATGGTCCACCTATTGTCGGATTCGACTTGACAGGTAGCGAAAAGCCGACTGGTGTTGCATATCTGCGGCGGAATCACGTTGAAACGTGTTCACTTGTGTCAGACGACGAATTGATTGCATTTGTTCGCAATAAGAATCCGAGCATCGTGAGTATCGATTCGCCCCTTGGACTTCCCGGCGGTGGCAAGCAAATAAACCCAAATGCCGGTATTGTGCGAGTCGCCGAGCATGACCTCAGTAGCATTGGGATTTCAGCTTACCCAGCTCTAATAGATTCAATGAAGGATCTGACACTGAGAGGAATACGGCTGCGAAACTGCATCGAATCAATGCATCCGCCGCCCATCGTAATTGAATCGTATCCAGGTGCCGCTCAGGATATTCTTTGCATTCCCCGAAAGCAGAAGAGTCTTGCATTGTTGCGTGAAGGGCTATCAGATCTTGGCCTTACGGGACCTGGGTTGAACGCAACCTCGCACGATGAAATCGATGCGATCACATCAGCTCTTGTTGGCCGCTACTTCAATAGTGGCAAATTCGAGGCGATGGGTGTTCCCGAAGAGGCTCAATTGATCGTACCGAAACGAAGTCTATTTGAATTCGAACAGGCGCCAATAATCTGCTTGGCTGGCAAGACAGGGGCTGGCAAGTCTGTCGTGGCTCGTTATCTCGCTACGTTTTATGGATTTGAGTGGTGCAAGACTCGCGAACTGATCCGTGAACTGCTAACTGCCGACATTGAAGCCGCGCCAGAAAACAAGCTGTTCCAACGCACCGTGTCAAAGCAACACATAACTGAAGAAGATCTTCAAGACTTTGGTCTTGCCATTTTAGATCAACACGGACAAGCTCCGTTGAGGCACAAACTTGCCCACAAGATTAGGGGCCTGAAGACTCCAATCGTCGTAGATGCAATTCGCGATCCGTCAGACATCGCTGATGCAAAGCAGGATGGTCGTCCGATTTTGACTTGGTTTGTGGATTCTAGCGATGCTGCCATTACGGCTCGGCTCAGTGAACAGTCGCGAAGGAGCCAGGGAAAAGTTGCCATTGCGAGCCCCGTGGACAAAACGGCAGAATTACTGCGTGGGGAGTCCGACCTAGTAATATCCAATTCTGGCACATTAGAGGAACTCCGATGGAACATAGATGATGCGTTCTTCTCGCACATATACGTAGAGTCTGAAGCGTGA
- a CDS encoding ATP-binding protein, producing the protein MPDVILHKMRDLRRHSDHLRRTLIEDYRPFFKDETFFRLPTRPPESPDDIGVTLTCTALMSFCLGEKADDFFGTNGNRDALRDALDAQLKKLLDHNWITASLSQNNAFTAALVVRSAAMLARANLTDANCLTDIKRTVDDVEVRRDPVTKAEQSGEPIDDTSRKLKDKSVLDICKTLLTTAPEGFAVQKYPPTPTIAYWVVDGASMASGLELDQDNAKDVAEWASLTFAKRISLVASNHQSMMDPVSLAMSACLCRVLRRIARVQPAVHSILARALPTESELRAGVKMFFDHQNSAGVWGKYFPLFHYPDAGANHCWHFEVVEAILNEFPEMLTDESILDCLRRSLDWLNENRIEYLHGGEVYAGWNSGSDVRALESGEPESWPTGVAHMCLARLSARLSEQIHVRVLEKYKDQVQIHWKKQEDVWDDFLDCDVSPELGTVRNVFQSEIIEKAEHDIDSLGWSLPGDDPKRDPKRLKPSFELSERRSALLFGPPGTSKTTIAEIVAKRLGWPLLELSPSDFLRAGLDGIYNQVNEVFDDLLDLYGVVVLFDEMDALVQRRDHDEEGSDAEMSVEQKFLTTSMLPKILRLRKQARVIFFMATNHRKEFDSAIIRAGRLDMLILMGPPRYDEKIKRIDKWCKGEPDDKIEEARKRIEEWVTNTPQAPNQDHLGLFTYGEMKEFIATLKRETEEPILIDALEKLGATKLNEFISRWEQDKITLQRGSGERVRFEKEDKDASKLQ; encoded by the coding sequence ATGCCTGACGTCATATTGCATAAAATGCGAGACCTCAGACGCCATTCTGATCACTTACGCCGTACGTTGATCGAGGATTACCGTCCGTTTTTCAAAGACGAGACGTTTTTCAGGCTGCCGACGCGCCCGCCGGAATCGCCTGATGACATCGGGGTGACGCTTACGTGTACGGCGCTTATGAGTTTTTGCCTTGGCGAGAAGGCCGACGACTTCTTTGGCACAAATGGAAACCGCGATGCGCTGCGAGATGCGCTCGACGCTCAGCTAAAGAAACTGCTTGACCATAACTGGATTACAGCGAGCCTCAGCCAGAATAACGCCTTTACAGCAGCTCTGGTTGTTCGCTCGGCTGCGATGTTGGCACGTGCGAATCTGACGGACGCAAATTGCTTGACTGATATCAAGCGGACTGTGGATGATGTCGAGGTGCGAAGAGATCCAGTCACAAAAGCCGAACAATCTGGTGAACCAATCGACGACACTTCGCGCAAGCTAAAAGACAAGTCTGTACTCGACATCTGCAAAACGTTGCTGACGACCGCACCTGAAGGATTTGCGGTTCAAAAGTACCCGCCGACGCCTACGATTGCTTACTGGGTGGTTGACGGAGCATCCATGGCTTCCGGACTTGAATTGGATCAAGACAATGCGAAAGACGTTGCGGAATGGGCAAGCTTGACGTTTGCGAAACGCATCTCGTTGGTGGCTTCAAATCATCAGTCGATGATGGACCCCGTTTCTCTCGCCATGTCAGCATGTCTTTGTCGAGTCCTGCGCCGAATTGCGCGAGTGCAACCCGCTGTGCATAGCATTTTGGCAAGAGCATTGCCTACAGAAAGTGAGTTGAGAGCTGGTGTCAAAATGTTTTTTGACCACCAAAACTCAGCAGGTGTGTGGGGGAAGTATTTTCCCCTCTTTCACTATCCAGATGCAGGTGCAAACCATTGTTGGCATTTTGAAGTTGTCGAAGCAATATTGAATGAATTCCCTGAAATGCTAACCGACGAATCAATTCTGGACTGCCTCCGAAGAAGCCTTGATTGGTTGAATGAAAACCGGATTGAATATCTTCACGGTGGAGAGGTTTATGCAGGTTGGAATTCTGGCAGTGACGTTCGAGCCCTGGAAAGCGGCGAGCCCGAATCATGGCCGACTGGCGTTGCTCACATGTGTCTAGCGAGGTTGAGTGCTCGACTGTCTGAACAGATCCATGTTCGGGTGCTTGAAAAGTACAAGGACCAAGTTCAGATTCATTGGAAGAAACAGGAAGACGTGTGGGACGACTTTCTGGACTGCGACGTGTCACCAGAACTAGGAACTGTGAGAAATGTGTTTCAGTCTGAGATCATAGAGAAAGCCGAACATGACATTGATTCACTTGGTTGGAGTCTGCCGGGCGATGACCCGAAAAGAGACCCGAAGCGCCTGAAACCATCATTTGAGTTGTCGGAGCGGCGATCGGCACTCCTCTTTGGCCCACCCGGAACGTCGAAGACTACAATCGCGGAGATAGTCGCAAAGCGGTTGGGCTGGCCATTGTTGGAACTTTCACCATCAGACTTCCTGAGAGCGGGGCTGGATGGCATCTACAATCAAGTCAATGAGGTGTTTGATGATCTGCTGGATCTCTACGGTGTCGTTGTCTTGTTTGACGAAATGGATGCGTTGGTGCAACGACGAGACCATGATGAAGAGGGGAGTGACGCCGAAATGAGCGTTGAGCAAAAATTTTTGACGACCAGTATGCTCCCAAAAATTCTTCGGCTAAGAAAGCAAGCACGTGTGATATTCTTTATGGCAACAAATCATCGGAAAGAGTTCGATAGTGCAATTATTCGCGCAGGTCGACTCGACATGCTGATTCTGATGGGACCTCCGCGTTACGATGAAAAGATCAAGCGGATCGACAAATGGTGCAAGGGGGAGCCGGATGACAAAATCGAAGAGGCGAGGAAGAGAATCGAAGAGTGGGTCACAAATACGCCGCAGGCTCCGAACCAAGATCACTTGGGATTGTTCACATATGGTGAAATGAAAGAGTTTATTGCAACCCTAAAGAGGGAAACTGAGGAACCGATCTTGATTGATGCATTGGAAAAGCTTGGGGCGACGAAACTGAATGAGTTCATCTCGAGATGGGAACAGGACAAGATCACTCTCCAGCGAGGGTCTGGCGAGAGAGTCCGATTCGAGAAAGAAGACAAAGACGCCAGCAAACTGCAGTGA